Proteins encoded within one genomic window of Rhododendron vialii isolate Sample 1 chromosome 1a, ASM3025357v1:
- the LOC131328066 gene encoding receptor-like protein 9DC3 — protein MERLIWLFHFLFLFFQYQSACSSPLSSSPSSNHLCSLNERSSLLQFKQMFTIDYASSWCDVHDYPKTLSWNETTDSDCCSWDGVTCDVSTGHVTGLDLSCSHLYGTIHPNTTLFQLSHLQQLNLAFNHFNFSPFPPSFSRFMSLSHLNLSSSFLSGSIPSEITHLSKLVSLDLSSSIMLLRLEPHNFKTLLMNLTRLENLKLTGVNISSGLPNSLMNLSSLATLDLAGTGVDGKLLDSTGYLGFLNYMDLSYNKLSGPLPESLGNLTRITHLDLSGNALNGQVPSTLSNLEQLTELSIAANNLDGLVSINLSNNKLHGPIPLSISGLVNLRFLYLSSNNLSGVMELQKSSNLEKLDLSENNISAVSIGSGSNANATLPNLFSVYLSSCNITEFPEFLKSAENLGSLDLSNNKIHGEFPEFFKIAENLQSLDLSNNQIHGEIPKWVGGTSLVFLDLSYNYLQGPFRVPASSLSTFLISHNKLTGEIPSSSICNSSALMYLVLSNNNLSGVIPHCLGNVSNLLVLDLRSNGFHGAIPTTFANGSRLRSLSLNANHLRGPVPRSFANCKRMEVLDLGNNDLYGAFPDWLESLPELQVLVLKSNRFHGPIGTSRTESPFPKLRIFDISHNNFTGLLPERYFLNFKAIMNVDKSKMPLRYMGDSIGHHYSVELVLKGVSTELTYILTVFTTIDFSYNNFKGEIPNGIGKLQGLRLLNLSRNGLSGHLPSLLGNITMLESLDLSSNQFTGEIPGEFTSLTFLAVLNLSENHLVGLIPQGKQFNTFENNSYVGNSGLCGFPLSKKCGDSEARPQPPQPISQDDNDDDFASGFTWRIVLMGYGCGFVIGATMGFAMFLIGRLKWYTRIVGGDRRRKVVRINQIGWGRSQQS, from the exons ATGGAGAGGTTGATATGGCTCTTccatttcctctttcttttcttccagtATCAATCTGCTTGTTCATCCCCTCTCTCTTCATCTCCTTCGTCGAATCATTTGTGTTCTCTCAATGAGAGATCTTCACTGCTGCAATTTAAGCAAATGTTTACCATAGACTATGCTTCCTCTTGGTGTGATGTTCATGATTACCCGAAGACACTGTCTTGGAACGAGACTACTGATTCCGATTGTTGCTCATGGGACGGGGTCACGTGCGATGTGTCCACTGGTCACGTGACCGGGCTTGACCTCAGTTGTAGCCACCTCTATGGCACCATTCATCCGAATACCACTCTCTTCCAACTCTCACACCTCCAGCAACTCAATCTCGCCTTCAATCACTTCAACTTCTCCCCCTTTCCACCCTCTTTTAGCCGCTTCATGAGCTTATCCCATCTCAACCTATCCTCTTCCTTTCTGTCAGGCTCTATCCCATCAGAAATCACCCACCTATCCAAACTTGTTTCGCTAgatctctcttcttccattatGTTACTAAGACTTGAACCGCACAATTTCAAAACCCTGCTCATGAACTTGACCCGCCTAGAAAACCTGAAGCTTACCGGAGTAAACATTTCTTCGGGTCTACCCAATTCCTTGATGAATTTGTCTTCTTTAGCAACTCTCGACCTTGCTGGGACCGGAGTCGATGGAAAACTACTCGATTCTACTGGCTATCTTGGGTTTTTAAATTACATGGATCTCTCTTACAACAAACTCTCTGGGCCTCTTCCCGAGTCGCTTGGAAACCTCACGAGGATTACTCATCTAGATTTATCGGGAAACGCTTTGAACGGTCAGGTCCCATCTACTCTCTCAAATCTTGAGCAACTGACCGAGTTGAGCATTGCGGCCAACAATCTCGATG GTCTTGTGAGCATTAACTTAAGCAACAATAAACTGCATGGTCCCATTCCGCTGTCAATATCAGGTCTTGTGAACTTGCGTTTCCTCTACCTTTCGTCGAATAATCTGAGTGGTGTCATGGAGCTACAGAAATCCTCAAACCTTGAAAAACTTGATCTTTCGGAAAATAATATCTCAGCTGTGAGCATTGGTAGTGGTAGTAATGCCAATGCTACCTTGCCCAATCTTTTTTCGGTGTATTTGTCCTCTTGCAATATAACCGAGTTCCCAGAATTCTTAAAAAGCGCAGAGAACCTCGGATCACTAGATCTATCCAACAACAAAATTCATGGAGAGTTCCCGGAATTCTTTAAAATAGCAGAGAACCTCCAATCACTAGATCTATCCAACAACCAAATTCATGGAGAGATTCCGAAGTGGGTAGGGGGGACTTCCTTGGTTTTTTTGGATCTTTCCTATAACTATCTTCAAGGACCATTCCGAGTTCCAGCATCATCATTATCCACCTTCCTAATCTCACACAATAAACTAACAGGAGAAATCCCTTCATCATCAATTTGCAATTCCAGTGCCCTAATGTATCTTGTTTTGTCGAATAACAACTTAAGTGGTGTTATTCCCCACTGTTTGGGAAATGTCAGCAACCTCTTAGTTTTAGATCTACGGTCGAATGGCTTCCATGGGGCTATCCCAACAACATTTGCAAATGGAAGTAGGTTGAGAAGTCTTAGTTTAAATGCAAATCATTTGCGAGGACCAGTGCCGCGATCTTTCGCCAATTGTAAACGCATGGAAGTTCTAGATCTTGGGAACAACGATCTATATGGTGCATTCCCTGACTGGCTGGAGTCTCTTCCAGAGTTGCAAGTTCTTGTCTTGAAATCAAACAGATTTCATGGTCCTATAGGCACTTCTAGAACTGAATCTCCTTTCCCTAAGCTTCGAATTTTCGACATTTCTCATAACAACTTCACTGGGCTTCTACCGGAACGATATTTCCTCAATTTCAAAGCCataatgaatgtggataaaTCGAAAATGCCGTTGCGATACATGGGAGATAGTATTGGTCATCATTATTCTGTAGAGTTGGTCCTGAAGGGGGTATCAACTGAATTAACATATATCCTCACAGTCTTCACAACAATCGACTTCTCATACAACAATTTCAAAGGAGAGATTCCAAATGGCATTGGAAAGCTACAAGGACTTCGGTTGCTAAATCTATCTCGGAATGGTCTTTCCGGTCATCTTCCATCATTGCTAGGAAACATTACAATGTTGGAATCGTTAGACCTCTCTTCGAACCAGTTCACCGGGGAGATTCCAGGGGAATTCACAAGTCTGACATTTCTTGCGGTCTTAAACCTTTCGGAAAACCATCTAGTTGGTCTCATACCTCAAGGAAAACAGTTTAATACATTTGAGAATAACTCTTATGTTGGGAATTCGGGATTGTGTGGATTTCCGTTGTCAAAGAAATGTGGAGATAGTGAGGCACGACCACAGCCTCCACAACCGATATCCCAAGATgataatgatgatgattttgCTAGTGGATTTACTTGGAGGATCGTGCTGATGGGGTATGGATGCGGATTTGTAATAGGAGCGACTATGGGATTTGCTATGTTCTTGATTGGAAGACTGAAATGGTATACGAGAATAGTTGGAGGAGATCGGCGCAGGAAGGTGGTAAGGATAAATCAGATTGGTTGGGGAAGAAGTCAGCAAAGTTAG